A section of the Microbulbifer pacificus genome encodes:
- a CDS encoding DUF882 domain-containing protein → MKELSRRRFLAVSAATAATVAAGPALAKVGNARALKMRNLHTGERLSTAFWADGDYDSSGLKQFNRLLRDHRANEVTRMDPKLFDIVYKLKEKLNYNGEVEIISGYRSPKTNAKLRAAGRGVARRSYHTRGMALDIRMPGVPLAKLRQAALDLKAGGVGYYPKSNFVHVDTGPVRRW, encoded by the coding sequence ATGAAAGAACTTTCCAGACGCAGGTTTTTGGCAGTTTCTGCAGCGACCGCGGCGACAGTTGCGGCCGGCCCGGCACTGGCCAAAGTGGGTAATGCACGCGCCCTCAAGATGCGCAATCTGCACACCGGTGAGCGGTTGAGCACCGCTTTCTGGGCCGATGGCGACTACGATAGCAGCGGCCTGAAGCAATTCAACCGCCTGCTGCGTGACCACCGCGCCAACGAAGTGACGCGCATGGATCCGAAGCTGTTCGACATCGTGTACAAGCTGAAAGAAAAGCTGAACTACAACGGTGAGGTCGAGATCATCTCCGGCTACCGTTCACCGAAGACCAACGCCAAGCTGCGTGCAGCGGGTCGCGGTGTGGCACGCCGCAGCTATCACACCCGCGGTATGGCACTGGATATCCGCATGCCGGGTGTCCCGCTGGCCAAACTGCGCCAGGCCGCGCTGGATCTGAAGGCCGGCGGTGTGGGCTACTACCCGAAGAGCAACTTCGTGCACGTAGATACCGGCCCGGTTCGCCGCTGGTAA
- the gcvH gene encoding glycine cleavage system protein GcvH: MSEIRSELKYASSHEWARLEEDGTVTVGISDHAQDALGDVVYVETPEVGQTLSAGEEAGVVESVKAASDIYSPISGEVVAVNEALEDAPETVNSSPYDDGWFFRIKPSDESELDKLLDADAYKAESEED, translated from the coding sequence ATGAGCGAGATTCGCAGCGAACTGAAATACGCCTCCAGCCACGAGTGGGCGCGTCTGGAAGAAGACGGCACCGTAACCGTGGGCATCAGCGACCACGCCCAGGACGCACTGGGTGACGTGGTATACGTGGAAACCCCGGAAGTGGGCCAGACCCTGTCCGCCGGTGAAGAAGCTGGTGTGGTTGAATCCGTGAAAGCTGCCAGCGACATCTACTCACCGATTTCCGGTGAAGTGGTTGCGGTGAACGAGGCTCTGGAAGACGCGCCGGAAACCGTAAACTCCAGCCCTTACGACGACGGCTGGTTCTTCCGTATCAAGCCGAGCGATGAAAGCGAGCTGGACAAGCTGCTGGACGCGGACGCTTACAAAGCGGAGAGCGAAGAGGACTGA
- a CDS encoding histidinol-phosphatase has product MQLAIFDLDNTLIGGDSDHAWGEFLVARDCVDSERFRSENDRFYRDYQSGVLDIFAYLSFALEPLAQLSRGQLQNLQREFMQEVISEIWLPHAETLIQRHRDAGHHIMIITATNRFVVEPIAARLGVDTLLATEPEEVDGHFTGQVAGHPCFQEGKVVRLQQWLDQHPQYARGEKWFYSDSINDLPLLSQVEHPVAVDPDIRLRDEALSRGWQVISLRGDTEAFASAMDI; this is encoded by the coding sequence GTGCAGCTGGCGATTTTTGATCTGGATAACACCCTGATTGGTGGCGACAGCGATCACGCCTGGGGCGAATTCCTGGTGGCGCGCGACTGCGTGGATAGCGAGCGCTTCCGCAGTGAGAACGACCGTTTCTACCGCGACTACCAGAGCGGTGTCCTGGATATCTTCGCCTACCTGTCATTTGCGCTGGAGCCGTTGGCGCAGTTGTCCCGTGGCCAGTTGCAGAACCTGCAGCGGGAATTCATGCAGGAAGTGATCAGCGAGATCTGGCTGCCCCATGCCGAGACCCTGATCCAGCGTCACCGCGACGCCGGCCACCACATCATGATCATTACCGCCACCAACCGCTTCGTGGTGGAGCCCATTGCCGCGCGTTTGGGCGTGGACACCCTGCTGGCCACGGAGCCGGAGGAAGTGGATGGCCACTTTACCGGGCAGGTGGCGGGGCATCCCTGTTTTCAGGAGGGCAAGGTTGTGCGTCTGCAGCAGTGGCTCGACCAGCACCCGCAATACGCCCGCGGCGAAAAGTGGTTTTACAGCGACTCCATCAACGACCTGCCACTGCTGTCGCAAGTGGAACACCCGGTGGCGGTGGACCCGGACATACGCCTGCGCGATGAGGCGCTCAGCCGTGGCTGGCAGGTGATCAGCCTGCGCGGCGACACCGAAGCCTTTGCCAGCGCGATGGACATTTGA
- the rppH gene encoding RNA pyrophosphohydrolase, with amino-acid sequence MIQWPRQSTPRKIEDGILGDGKQTSAGRKNRRRPARPSAQQDKSGGKPARRPGVETAGTVSDNSSNIDSEGFRPNVGIIVLNERGQALWARRVGGKDAWQFPQGGINPGETAEQALYRELYEEIGLTRSQVTLLGSTRSWLRYRLPSRLVRKRSEPLCIGQKQRWFLLQLDTDESNISFNNGYKPEFDHWRWVSYWHPLTKVVTFKREVYRRALTELAPTQIQLERRWLNRDQ; translated from the coding sequence GTGATCCAATGGCCCCGGCAATCCACACCGCGAAAAATTGAGGACGGCATTTTGGGCGACGGCAAGCAGACATCCGCCGGGCGAAAGAACCGCCGCAGACCCGCCAGACCCTCCGCGCAACAGGACAAATCCGGCGGCAAACCTGCCCGCAGGCCGGGCGTGGAGACCGCTGGTACCGTTTCGGACAACAGCAGCAATATCGACAGCGAGGGCTTCCGCCCCAACGTCGGCATCATTGTCCTGAACGAGCGTGGACAGGCCCTTTGGGCGCGCAGGGTAGGCGGCAAGGACGCGTGGCAATTCCCCCAGGGGGGGATCAATCCCGGTGAGACCGCAGAACAGGCGCTGTATCGGGAACTGTACGAGGAAATCGGGCTGACCCGCAGTCAGGTCACCCTGCTCGGCAGTACCCGCAGCTGGTTGCGCTACCGCCTGCCATCGCGGCTGGTGCGCAAGCGCTCCGAACCGCTGTGCATCGGCCAGAAGCAGAGATGGTTTCTGCTGCAGCTGGACACCGATGAAAGCAACATCAGCTTCAATAACGGTTACAAACCGGAATTTGATCACTGGCGATGGGTGAGTTACTGGCACCCACTGACCAAGGTCGTGACCTTCAAACGGGAGGTCTACCGGCGCGCGCTTACCGAGCTTGCGCCCACGCAAATACAATTGGAAAGACGCTGGCTGAATCGCGACCAATAA
- a CDS encoding imelysin family protein, whose product MKNAVNKPYFSRITPFPRAKLPLAMAVCGLLLAGAGCERKQVETEVEQSAPAATVPAVNVAAAEAFSSEYWQAGQAQVIDAAAAAQALARAVAQLLESPTEDSLETAKLAWLDAHREMAASMPFIKVAFSPADLQQSGNELLLALDSWPAQAGYLDTVPGYSSSGIVNDTAIELTLANLRKQHRLTAHEEASTGFHALEIMLWGPTSERSAEQFVAASGGEQPEALAANRRRELTRLIAQGIDEDLAQLSARWPVTANDLSQRYLAQAPVARVQRIRSAHLDMLRNEVLPRLPESSESDVESGHAADSKQALLAMLRNLQACWLPEGGGGLADLLLDRHQTAALAKTFGELEERLLKMEDPIELAAPAELQRSRQQVDALIGLISGDTQVPARDEEMTPVSLQAPEE is encoded by the coding sequence GTGAAAAACGCAGTCAACAAGCCTTATTTCTCCCGCATAACTCCGTTCCCGCGCGCAAAGTTGCCGCTGGCAATGGCGGTGTGCGGGCTGCTGCTGGCGGGCGCCGGTTGCGAGCGCAAACAGGTTGAAACCGAAGTGGAACAGAGCGCGCCGGCGGCTACCGTACCGGCCGTCAATGTAGCGGCGGCCGAAGCCTTTTCCTCCGAATACTGGCAGGCCGGACAGGCCCAGGTGATTGACGCCGCGGCAGCCGCTCAGGCGCTCGCGCGCGCGGTCGCGCAGCTGCTGGAATCGCCGACCGAAGACAGCCTGGAAACGGCCAAGCTGGCTTGGCTCGACGCACACCGAGAAATGGCCGCCTCAATGCCGTTTATCAAGGTGGCCTTCTCACCGGCCGACCTGCAGCAGAGCGGTAACGAACTGCTGCTTGCGCTCGACAGCTGGCCGGCGCAGGCCGGTTATCTGGATACGGTACCGGGATATTCCAGCAGTGGCATTGTCAACGACACTGCTATCGAGCTGACGTTGGCCAATCTGCGCAAGCAGCACCGCCTCACCGCCCACGAAGAAGCCAGCACCGGCTTTCACGCACTTGAGATCATGCTCTGGGGCCCCACCAGTGAACGCAGTGCCGAACAGTTTGTTGCCGCCAGTGGCGGTGAACAACCGGAAGCCCTGGCGGCCAATCGCCGCCGCGAACTCACTCGCCTGATCGCCCAGGGCATCGACGAGGACCTGGCGCAATTGTCCGCGCGCTGGCCGGTCACCGCCAACGACCTGTCCCAGCGCTACCTGGCGCAGGCACCGGTGGCGCGGGTGCAGAGGATTCGCTCTGCGCACCTGGACATGCTGCGCAACGAAGTGCTGCCGCGTCTGCCGGAAAGCTCCGAGAGCGACGTGGAAAGCGGCCACGCGGCGGACTCCAAGCAGGCGCTGCTGGCGATGTTGCGCAACCTGCAGGCCTGCTGGTTGCCCGAGGGCGGCGGCGGTCTCGCCGATCTGTTACTGGACCGTCACCAGACCGCCGCTCTGGCGAAGACCTTCGGCGAGCTGGAAGAGCGACTGCTCAAGATGGAAGATCCCATTGAACTCGCCGCCCCGGCGGAACTGCAGCGCAGCCGGCAGCAGGTCGATGCGCTGATCGGATTGATCTCCGGCGACACCCAGGTTCCGGCGCGGGATGAGGAAATGACGCCGGTGAGTCTGCAGGCGCCAGAGGAATAA
- a CDS encoding L,D-transpeptidase family protein: MHHKTLRHRNCSALHGTLGSYALHFSVIAALGCCALLPLMESAQGATPVNPSDVVEGTTTTPSQPEKKPAKQPEEETGLAAHASEIVDDPDIAVDAETDTDSDAAAKEEDTPESKKTDADKAATDKAGTKDAAANNKQSEPEPPPKPETAPKPTPAPAPSTAAASEPDAPIPDKDRAIDFATAGNALRTQAARYRTLTNHWQAIAPGATLKPGDRSPRVAQLRKILQQYGDYIGPPGPLKASDSDHQRFDAGLQLAVESYQRRHGMEVTGRVNKATLRELARPPQELARLLELNAERWDKLPSAPGNRYIFVNVPDYQLQLVDQRKVVLSMKTVVGKSSKRTPEMTTKVVSVVFNPTWTVPRSILLTDLLPKARNNPEAMHKRGYRVVKYGTNTTTPISEKSIESAASGEATLRQISGPGNTLGRVKFVIPNKQSIFLHDTQAQSLFEQHHRAYSHGCIRLQQPEELAYALLGPQGWDRTQVAQATVGDESVTIKVDNPPRLFITYLTAWVDALGRVQFRPDIYHRDQREL, encoded by the coding sequence ATGCACCATAAAACCTTGCGCCACAGAAACTGCTCCGCATTACACGGCACGCTGGGCAGCTATGCCCTTCATTTTTCGGTGATTGCCGCCCTCGGTTGCTGCGCCCTGCTACCGCTAATGGAAAGCGCGCAAGGGGCAACCCCGGTGAACCCCTCGGATGTTGTCGAAGGCACAACTACCACACCGTCTCAACCCGAGAAAAAGCCCGCGAAACAGCCCGAAGAAGAAACTGGCCTGGCCGCCCACGCCAGTGAAATCGTGGACGACCCGGATATTGCGGTAGACGCAGAAACAGACACTGACAGCGACGCAGCGGCCAAGGAAGAAGACACACCAGAATCAAAAAAGACCGACGCCGACAAAGCTGCCACTGACAAAGCTGGCACCAAAGATGCCGCAGCCAACAACAAACAAAGCGAGCCAGAACCCCCCCCAAAACCCGAAACTGCACCCAAACCAACGCCAGCGCCGGCCCCCAGCACCGCAGCCGCAAGCGAACCGGACGCGCCAATCCCGGACAAAGACCGCGCCATCGACTTCGCCACCGCCGGCAATGCCCTGCGTACACAGGCAGCGCGCTACCGCACACTCACGAACCACTGGCAGGCCATCGCCCCCGGGGCAACGCTAAAACCCGGCGACCGGAGTCCGCGGGTGGCGCAACTGCGTAAAATACTGCAGCAATACGGCGACTACATCGGGCCGCCCGGCCCACTGAAGGCAAGTGATAGCGACCACCAGCGTTTCGACGCCGGCCTGCAACTGGCAGTGGAGTCCTACCAACGCCGCCACGGCATGGAAGTCACCGGCCGCGTGAACAAGGCCACGCTTCGAGAGCTGGCGCGCCCACCGCAGGAACTGGCACGGCTGCTGGAACTGAACGCAGAGCGCTGGGACAAACTGCCCTCCGCCCCCGGTAACCGCTATATCTTTGTAAATGTGCCCGACTACCAGCTGCAGCTGGTCGACCAGCGCAAAGTGGTGCTGAGCATGAAAACCGTGGTGGGAAAAAGCAGCAAGCGCACCCCAGAGATGACCACCAAAGTGGTGTCGGTGGTGTTCAACCCCACCTGGACAGTACCTCGCAGTATTCTACTCACCGACCTGCTGCCAAAGGCGCGCAACAATCCGGAGGCCATGCACAAGCGCGGCTACCGGGTGGTGAAATACGGCACCAATACCACCACCCCCATCAGTGAGAAGAGTATCGAGAGCGCCGCCAGTGGCGAGGCCACCCTGCGCCAGATCTCCGGACCCGGCAACACCCTGGGGCGGGTGAAGTTCGTGATTCCCAACAAGCAGTCGATTTTCCTGCATGACACCCAGGCCCAGAGCCTGTTCGAGCAGCACCACAGAGCCTATAGCCACGGATGTATCCGCTTGCAGCAGCCAGAGGAGCTGGCCTATGCGCTACTCGGACCCCAGGGCTGGGACCGCACACAGGTCGCCCAGGCCACCGTCGGTGACGAATCGGTCACGATAAAGGTAGATAACCCGCCGCGATTGTTCATCACCTACTTGACCGCCTGGGTGGACGCGTTGGGGCGGGTGCAGTTCCGCCCGGACATCTACCACCGCGACCAGCGGGAACTGTGA
- the gcvT gene encoding glycine cleavage system aminomethyltransferase GcvT yields MGNKTALYDAHVAMGGKMVDFGGWDMPLHYGSQLEEHHKVRNDAGMFDVSHMTVVDVDGAGARDYLRTLVANDVAKLDGNPGKALYTGMLNDKGGVVDDLIVYLRDPSYRVVVNCATREKDLAWMNEQAKAFDVTLTERPHLAMVAIQGPQAIDKVKQVLDIEWTSAIEGLKVFSSVARGDWFVARTGYTGEDGLEIMLNNEDAPGFWQALADAGVAPCGLGARDTLRLEAGMNLYGHEMDDDTSPLQANMAWTIAWEPAERKFIGREALEQEKAAGVANKLVGLVLEERGVLRAGQQVVVDGTESRGIITSGTFSPTLGYSIAMARVPVSVGDTAQVEIRNKLIPVRVVKPSFVRNGKPLV; encoded by the coding sequence ATGGGAAATAAAACCGCGCTTTACGATGCCCACGTTGCCATGGGCGGCAAAATGGTGGACTTCGGTGGCTGGGACATGCCGCTGCACTACGGTTCACAACTGGAAGAGCACCACAAGGTGCGCAACGACGCGGGCATGTTCGACGTTTCCCACATGACCGTCGTGGATGTGGATGGTGCTGGTGCGCGCGATTACCTGCGCACCCTGGTGGCCAACGACGTGGCTAAACTCGACGGCAACCCGGGCAAGGCGCTGTATACCGGCATGCTGAATGACAAGGGTGGCGTGGTGGACGACCTGATCGTGTACCTGCGCGATCCCAGCTACCGTGTGGTGGTGAACTGTGCCACCCGCGAGAAAGATCTGGCGTGGATGAACGAACAGGCCAAGGCCTTCGACGTGACCCTCACCGAGCGTCCGCACCTGGCAATGGTCGCCATCCAGGGCCCGCAGGCCATCGACAAGGTGAAGCAGGTACTCGACATCGAGTGGACCTCCGCCATCGAAGGGCTCAAGGTGTTCAGCAGCGTCGCCCGCGGCGACTGGTTTGTGGCGCGCACCGGTTACACCGGTGAAGACGGCCTGGAAATCATGCTCAACAACGAAGACGCCCCCGGTTTCTGGCAGGCGCTGGCGGATGCCGGCGTGGCTCCCTGCGGCCTCGGCGCGCGCGACACCCTGCGCCTGGAAGCGGGTATGAACCTCTACGGCCACGAGATGGACGACGATACCTCGCCGCTGCAGGCCAACATGGCGTGGACCATCGCCTGGGAGCCGGCAGAGCGTAAATTCATCGGTCGTGAAGCGCTGGAGCAGGAAAAAGCCGCGGGCGTTGCCAACAAACTGGTGGGCCTGGTACTGGAAGAGCGCGGCGTTCTGCGTGCGGGACAGCAGGTTGTGGTAGACGGCACCGAAAGCCGCGGTATCATCACCAGCGGCACATTCTCCCCCACCCTGGGTTACTCCATTGCCATGGCCCGGGTGCCGGTGAGTGTTGGCGACACAGCGCAGGTAGAAATCCGCAACAAACTGATTCCGGTGCGGGTGGTGAAGCCGAGCTTTGTGCGCAACGGCAAACCGTTGGTGTGA
- a CDS encoding SLC13 family permease, giving the protein MDWSGWFSLILVFAVLATLIFTRIPAYLVMMAALALLSASGILTPDEALAGFGNSGLITVAAMFVVASGIHASGGIDMMVKHLLGRPKTTRGAMLRVFAPVVALSGYLNNTPVVATMIPALNAWAKRIDVAPSKLMIPLSYGAILGGTLTLIGTSTNLVVNGQYQSLTGNEGFSLFSIAAVGLPAALIGVIFMLIFFPRWLPDRREKKPFGNLREFTLEVAVDRNGPLVGQTVESAGLRGLRRVYLVEIERDDRAIAPVRPDERLRGGDRLVFAGDTEAISDLLRLRGIVPSDHADGEASLKAPAEERRLVEVVVSPHCDVIGSSIRDSEFRKRYGAAVLAVAREGRRVPGNLGSIKLKAGDSLLLEARPGFVLRQRYSRDFLLINDLEAESPRHEKGLTAWLILIAIVLAAGAGVISMLNASLLGAGAMLIFRCCSVNQAQKSVDLPVLITISASFALGVALQKTGVAAAIAENVISLSYGHPWLMLVLVYLCVSMLTEMITNNAAAIIMVPIALQMTGSAGLNPEPFMFAIMMGASASFATPLGYQTNLMVYGPGGYQFSDYLKVGLPMNLLVGVVTITVLLTGWDLTAVK; this is encoded by the coding sequence ATGGACTGGTCTGGCTGGTTTTCCCTTATTCTCGTATTTGCCGTACTGGCCACCCTGATTTTTACCCGTATCCCCGCCTATCTGGTGATGATGGCAGCGCTCGCGCTACTGAGTGCTTCAGGTATTCTCACCCCGGATGAAGCGCTCGCCGGCTTTGGTAACAGTGGCCTCATTACTGTCGCCGCCATGTTTGTGGTGGCCTCCGGCATCCACGCCTCCGGCGGTATCGACATGATGGTCAAACATCTTCTGGGGCGGCCAAAGACTACCCGCGGCGCCATGTTGCGGGTATTTGCGCCGGTGGTGGCGCTCTCCGGTTACCTCAACAACACCCCGGTGGTGGCCACCATGATCCCGGCGCTGAACGCCTGGGCCAAGCGCATTGACGTGGCGCCCTCCAAGCTGATGATCCCACTTAGTTACGGTGCCATTCTCGGCGGCACCCTCACCCTGATCGGCACCAGCACCAACCTGGTGGTCAATGGCCAGTACCAGTCCCTTACCGGTAATGAGGGCTTCTCGCTGTTTTCCATCGCCGCCGTGGGGCTGCCGGCCGCCCTGATCGGCGTGATATTCATGCTGATTTTTTTCCCCCGCTGGCTGCCGGACCGCCGCGAGAAAAAGCCCTTCGGCAACCTGCGGGAATTCACCCTGGAAGTGGCGGTGGACCGCAACGGCCCACTGGTCGGTCAGACCGTAGAAAGTGCTGGCCTGCGTGGACTGCGACGGGTCTACCTGGTGGAAATTGAGCGCGACGACCGCGCCATTGCGCCGGTGCGCCCCGACGAGCGCCTGCGCGGTGGCGACCGCCTGGTGTTTGCCGGCGATACCGAAGCCATTTCAGACCTGCTGCGTTTGCGGGGCATCGTGCCCTCGGATCACGCCGACGGCGAGGCCTCCCTAAAAGCCCCCGCAGAAGAGCGCCGCCTGGTGGAAGTCGTGGTATCCCCGCACTGCGATGTCATCGGCAGCAGTATTCGCGACTCCGAGTTCCGCAAGCGCTACGGCGCCGCGGTGCTGGCGGTGGCGCGCGAGGGCCGGCGGGTACCGGGCAATCTCGGCAGCATCAAGCTCAAAGCGGGTGACTCCCTGCTGCTGGAAGCGCGTCCGGGTTTCGTACTGCGCCAGCGCTACAGCAGGGACTTCCTGCTGATCAACGACCTGGAAGCGGAGAGTCCGCGCCACGAGAAAGGCCTCACCGCCTGGCTGATCCTCATCGCCATTGTGCTCGCCGCTGGTGCCGGCGTGATCAGCATGCTGAACGCCTCGCTGCTCGGCGCCGGCGCCATGCTGATTTTCCGCTGCTGCTCGGTAAATCAGGCCCAGAAGAGCGTCGACCTGCCGGTACTCATCACCATCTCTGCGTCCTTTGCCCTGGGTGTGGCCCTGCAGAAAACTGGTGTCGCCGCGGCGATAGCAGAAAACGTCATCTCCCTGTCCTACGGCCATCCCTGGCTGATGCTGGTGCTGGTGTACCTGTGTGTATCCATGCTCACGGAGATGATCACCAACAACGCCGCTGCCATCATCATGGTACCCATCGCACTGCAGATGACCGGCAGCGCCGGACTGAACCCGGAACCGTTCATGTTCGCGATCATGATGGGCGCCTCCGCGAGCTTCGCCACCCCCCTGGGTTATCAGACCAACCTGATGGTATATGGCCCCGGCGGTTACCAGTTTTCGGATTATCTCAAGGTGGGTTTGCCGATGAACCTGCTGGTGGGCGTGGTGACCATCACCGTCCTGCTCACCGGCTGGGATCTTACAGCGGTGAAATAA
- the ptsP gene encoding phosphoenolpyruvate--protein phosphotransferase, giving the protein MLGSLRSIVQEVNTARDLPSVLNIIVRRVREDMHTKVCSVYLRDKQSGNYVLMATEGLNPDAVGQVHLAPGEGLVGNVVTREEPINLEQAEAHPAYQYFPATGEERFSSFLGTPIIHHRAVLGVLVVQQAERRRFDEGEEAYLVTLAAQLAGVIAHAEATGALANIGQQRNETKFTGLAASPGIAIGRAHIIAPPANLAAVPYACSMDTEAELALFHQALSAARSEIRDVGERLKNDLNKEERALFDAYISMLDDSSIAVEVCERIRQQLTASRAWAEVMLEHVRRFEAMSDSYFRDRAADVRDLGARVLMHLRQQEQSRRDYPENTILIGEELTASVLAEVPREKLAGLVSVKGSANSHVAIIARAMGVPAVMGAQELPWEQVDGVDLVVDGYRGELHIHPGPELKRRYDAIVEEERELARNLDHLAKLPAETADGHRVRMWVNTGLMADVVRSLERGAEGVGLYRTEVPFLLRDRFPSEEEQREIYREQLQAFAPRPVTMRTLDIGGDKALTYFPIEETNPFLGWRGIRVTLDHPEIFLGQVRAMMKASVGLDNLRIMLPMISGVGELEAARRLVDRAYNELLEEGYQIERPPLGIMVEVPSAVYQARELAKRVDFMSVGSNDLTQYLLAVDRNNSRVASIYHSYHPAVLQALLQVVTAGHETSTKVGICGELAGDPGGALLLVAMGYDVLSMNATNLPRVKAALREVNKSDLDRLLQQVLLMESPEQIEEKLRGYLEDLGIGGLVQPKQTEPSSNS; this is encoded by the coding sequence TTGCTTGGATCACTGCGCAGTATCGTTCAGGAAGTCAACACCGCACGGGACCTGCCGTCGGTACTGAACATCATTGTCCGCCGGGTACGGGAGGACATGCACACCAAGGTGTGTTCTGTGTACCTGCGCGACAAGCAGTCCGGCAATTACGTGTTGATGGCCACCGAGGGCCTGAACCCGGATGCGGTCGGCCAGGTGCACCTGGCACCCGGCGAGGGTCTGGTGGGTAACGTTGTCACCCGCGAGGAACCCATCAACCTCGAACAGGCCGAAGCCCACCCCGCGTACCAGTATTTCCCCGCCACCGGCGAAGAGCGTTTCTCCTCGTTTCTCGGCACCCCCATCATTCACCACCGCGCTGTACTCGGCGTACTCGTGGTGCAGCAGGCGGAGCGACGCCGTTTCGACGAGGGCGAAGAGGCCTATCTCGTCACCCTCGCCGCGCAGCTCGCCGGGGTCATCGCCCACGCCGAGGCCACCGGTGCCCTTGCCAACATCGGCCAGCAGCGCAACGAAACCAAATTTACCGGCCTCGCTGCCTCCCCCGGCATCGCTATCGGCCGCGCCCACATCATCGCCCCGCCCGCCAATCTGGCCGCAGTGCCCTATGCCTGCAGTATGGACACCGAAGCCGAACTGGCGCTGTTTCACCAGGCGCTGAGTGCGGCGCGCAGCGAAATCCGCGATGTGGGCGAGCGCCTCAAGAACGACCTGAACAAGGAAGAGCGCGCCCTCTTTGACGCCTATATCAGCATGCTCGACGACAGCTCCATCGCCGTCGAAGTGTGCGAACGCATCCGCCAGCAGCTCACCGCCAGCCGTGCCTGGGCAGAGGTGATGCTGGAACATGTGCGTCGCTTTGAGGCCATGTCCGACTCCTATTTCCGCGACCGCGCCGCCGATGTGCGCGATCTCGGCGCGCGGGTATTGATGCACCTGCGACAGCAGGAACAGAGCCGGCGCGATTACCCGGAAAACACCATCCTGATCGGCGAGGAGCTCACCGCCTCGGTGCTGGCCGAAGTGCCGCGGGAAAAACTCGCCGGTCTGGTCTCGGTCAAGGGTTCCGCCAACAGCCATGTCGCCATCATTGCCCGCGCCATGGGTGTGCCCGCGGTAATGGGCGCCCAGGAGCTGCCGTGGGAACAGGTGGATGGTGTGGACCTGGTGGTGGATGGCTACCGCGGCGAACTGCACATACACCCCGGCCCGGAACTCAAGCGTCGCTATGACGCCATTGTCGAGGAAGAGCGCGAACTGGCGCGCAACCTGGATCACCTCGCCAAGCTTCCCGCGGAAACGGCCGACGGCCACCGCGTGCGCATGTGGGTAAACACCGGTTTGATGGCGGACGTGGTGCGCTCGCTGGAGCGTGGCGCCGAAGGTGTCGGCCTGTACCGCACCGAGGTGCCGTTCCTGCTGCGGGACCGCTTTCCGTCGGAGGAGGAGCAGCGCGAGATCTATCGCGAACAACTGCAAGCCTTCGCCCCGCGTCCGGTCACCATGCGCACCCTGGATATCGGCGGCGACAAGGCACTGACCTATTTCCCGATCGAGGAAACCAATCCCTTCCTCGGCTGGCGCGGCATCCGCGTGACCCTCGACCACCCGGAAATCTTCCTGGGGCAGGTGCGCGCGATGATGAAAGCCAGTGTCGGCCTCGACAATTTGCGCATCATGCTGCCGATGATCAGCGGCGTGGGCGAGCTGGAAGCCGCGCGCAGACTGGTGGACCGCGCCTACAACGAATTGCTCGAGGAGGGCTACCAGATTGAGCGGCCACCTCTCGGCATCATGGTGGAAGTCCCCTCCGCGGTATACCAGGCGCGCGAACTGGCCAAGCGCGTGGACTTTATGTCGGTGGGGAGCAATGACCTGACCCAGTATCTGCTGGCGGTGGACCGCAACAACAGCCGCGTCGCCAGTATCTATCACAGTTACCACCCCGCGGTGCTGCAGGCTCTATTGCAGGTGGTGACCGCTGGTCACGAAACCAGTACCAAGGTGGGCATCTGCGGTGAACTCGCCGGCGACCCCGGCGGCGCGCTGCTGCTGGTGGCGATGGGCTACGACGTGCTCTCGATGAACGCTACCAACCTGCCCCGGGTAAAGGCGGCGCTCAGGGAAGTGAACAAATCGGATCTGGATCGCCTGCTGCAACAGGTACTGCTGATGGAGTCCCCGGAACAGATCGAGGAAAAACTGCGGGGCTATCTGGAGGATCTGGGGATCGGCGGGCTGGTGCAGCCCAAACAGACTGAGCCCAGTTCGAACAGTTAA